In the genome of Flavobacteriales bacterium, one region contains:
- a CDS encoding SDR family oxidoreductase, with amino-acid sequence MDRISRNIAVTGASRGIGKVLVELFASHGHRVFALTRNPSGLNEIKGERIVPICLDLEDAGSIKDAVARIGKETEALDVLVNNAGYLIKGSATALSAEEIDRSFRINAGGALLLSAALKTHLERGHIKHVVNISSMGGVQGSAKFPGLSVYSASKGAVSILTECLAEEWKDSGVRVNALALGAVQTEMLAQAFPGYKADLQPKDMAVYIAQFALEAWKYYNGKVLPVSSSTP; translated from the coding sequence ATGGACAGAATTTCAAGGAACATAGCCGTAACCGGGGCCAGCCGCGGCATTGGCAAAGTACTTGTGGAGTTGTTTGCTTCACATGGACACCGGGTGTTTGCCCTCACACGCAACCCTTCAGGCCTAAATGAGATCAAGGGTGAACGGATTGTTCCGATTTGTTTGGACTTGGAAGATGCCGGATCCATTAAGGATGCAGTTGCCCGGATAGGAAAAGAGACTGAAGCGTTGGATGTGTTGGTCAACAATGCAGGCTATTTGATTAAGGGCAGCGCTACAGCTTTGTCAGCAGAAGAGATCGACAGGTCATTCAGGATTAATGCCGGAGGTGCATTGCTGTTGAGTGCGGCACTCAAAACCCATTTGGAGCGTGGCCATATCAAGCATGTGGTTAATATAAGCAGCATGGGCGGGGTGCAGGGTAGTGCCAAGTTTCCTGGACTGTCAGTATACAGTGCATCCAAGGGCGCGGTTTCAATACTTACAGAATGTCTGGCGGAGGAATGGAAAGATTCCGGTGTGCGTGTAAATGCACTTGCGCTTGGAGCGGTTCAGACAGAAATGCTGGCTCAGGCTTTCCCGGGATACAAGGCCGACCTTCAACCGAAAGACATGGCGGTATACATTGCACAATTTGCTCTGGAGGCCTGGAAATACTATAATGGGAAGGTACTTCCGGTGTCTTCGTCAACGCCTTAA